In one Desulfobaculum bizertense DSM 18034 genomic region, the following are encoded:
- a CDS encoding DEAD/DEAH box helicase has translation MLSSVPLAPGARVVIRDAEWLIRKVEPAENRGKLIHAIGLSEIVRDREALFLTNAEQKITVLDPAKTELVLDSSPHFSSSLLYMESQLRKIVPTDDRIYCGDKAAMDSVPYQLDPTALALRQPRQRLLIADAVGLGKTLECGILLSELIRRGHGRRILVVTVKSMLTQFQKELWSRFSIPLTRLDSAGLHHVRQEIPTNQNPFHYFDKSIISVDTLKQDNEYRVYLENAWWDAIVIDEAHNVAERGKARSQRARLARQLASRSDSLIMLSATPHDGSAKSFASLMNMLDPTAIANEDEYGPEDIRGLFIRRFKKDIKNQVRAEFKERVISQEQAAASPEEERAFELLASLHLAKFDKNKGAGQLFRTVLEKALFSSPAACRKTIENRLKKVTEDLSKEAWHDVTALNQLRDAVCEITTRKFTKFQRLVSLLQDPESTLFFSGKADDRLVIFTERIETLEFLKEQLPKALKLKKDQFTTLRGNDSDTEQQAVVEAFGQELSPLRLLIATDVASEGINLHYLSHKMVHFDVPWSLMVFQQRNGRIDRYGQTQTPYIAYMMTDSGTEKIKGDMRILELLIQKDEEAAKNIGDPSAFLGVYDVAQEELKTAEMMEQGDAESFCFEMDRNIQEEIDPMEALMQAFEEEQNKGDDESAPVTASMPSLYPDDFSFACAAARQLEIGAVMNPEERSLEVPLTPDLKYRFRNYPREIMSGRKSFLLCDQKDVIQAKIAESRRSESSWPDVQYLWELDPVVRWLADKVMSSFRRHEAPVLPLPGLAPREHIFIVAGSLPNQKGNPVIDDWFGCHILGRQFKGFLSLEDVQKKTGIGQRDLVNSSVEPALGSLNDLRATVVLMAKRHMKAKREEFNSAIEPKLQDQLARLEKLEGQHMQQLELNLGHTEKHRVDTERFETRQRETQSVFEEYKTWIRETLRTEDEPYIKIIAVLTADGE, from the coding sequence ATGCTGAGTTCTGTTCCCCTTGCCCCGGGAGCGCGTGTCGTTATTCGTGATGCCGAATGGCTTATTCGAAAAGTTGAGCCTGCTGAAAATCGTGGGAAACTTATTCACGCCATCGGACTATCTGAAATAGTTCGCGACAGGGAAGCCTTATTCCTTACGAATGCAGAACAAAAAATAACTGTCTTAGACCCTGCCAAGACAGAGCTTGTTTTGGATTCCTCTCCTCACTTTTCTTCGTCTTTGCTCTACATGGAGAGCCAGCTTCGAAAAATTGTGCCTACTGACGACAGAATCTATTGTGGCGACAAAGCAGCCATGGACTCCGTTCCATATCAGCTTGATCCTACCGCTCTTGCTTTGCGCCAGCCTCGGCAGCGTCTCTTGATTGCCGATGCCGTCGGCCTTGGTAAAACTCTGGAGTGTGGCATCCTGCTGTCGGAGTTAATTCGGCGCGGGCATGGCCGCCGCATTCTTGTTGTCACTGTGAAGAGCATGTTGACTCAGTTCCAAAAGGAGCTTTGGTCCCGTTTCTCCATCCCCTTGACCCGTCTTGACTCTGCGGGGCTTCATCATGTGCGGCAAGAGATTCCAACGAATCAGAATCCTTTTCATTATTTTGATAAATCAATCATTTCTGTCGACACATTGAAACAGGATAATGAGTATCGGGTATATCTCGAAAATGCGTGGTGGGATGCGATTGTCATTGATGAGGCACACAATGTCGCAGAGCGAGGAAAAGCTCGCTCACAGCGCGCTCGTCTTGCCCGTCAGCTCGCCTCTCGTTCTGATAGCTTGATTATGCTTTCTGCAACTCCGCACGATGGCTCAGCCAAAAGCTTTGCCTCTCTGATGAACATGCTCGACCCAACGGCGATTGCCAATGAAGACGAGTATGGGCCGGAAGATATACGTGGTCTGTTTATTCGTCGTTTCAAAAAAGACATCAAAAATCAGGTGAGAGCTGAGTTCAAGGAGCGAGTGATTTCTCAGGAACAGGCAGCTGCAAGCCCGGAGGAAGAGCGAGCATTTGAATTGCTGGCATCTCTTCATCTTGCAAAGTTCGATAAGAACAAAGGAGCTGGCCAGCTTTTCCGAACGGTTCTTGAAAAGGCGCTGTTCTCTTCTCCCGCAGCATGCAGGAAAACGATTGAGAATCGGCTCAAGAAAGTGACAGAGGACCTTAGCAAAGAAGCGTGGCATGACGTAACGGCTTTGAATCAGCTGAGAGACGCTGTTTGTGAAATTACAACGCGGAAATTTACAAAATTTCAGCGGCTTGTTTCTCTGCTTCAGGACCCGGAAAGTACGCTGTTTTTTAGTGGAAAAGCAGATGACCGTCTTGTGATTTTTACCGAGCGAATCGAGACTCTTGAGTTTCTTAAAGAGCAGCTTCCCAAGGCGCTCAAGCTTAAAAAGGATCAGTTCACAACGCTTCGGGGAAATGATTCCGATACTGAACAGCAGGCTGTGGTTGAGGCCTTTGGTCAGGAACTGTCCCCATTGCGTCTGCTGATTGCAACTGATGTCGCCTCGGAAGGCATCAACCTCCATTATCTCTCCCACAAGATGGTTCATTTTGATGTCCCGTGGTCCTTGATGGTGTTTCAGCAGCGAAATGGCCGTATTGATCGCTATGGTCAGACGCAGACTCCATATATTGCCTACATGATGACAGACTCTGGTACGGAGAAAATCAAGGGTGATATGCGAATCCTTGAGTTGCTGATTCAAAAAGACGAAGAAGCAGCAAAAAATATCGGTGATCCTTCGGCTTTTCTTGGGGTGTATGACGTTGCTCAGGAAGAGTTGAAAACTGCTGAGATGATGGAGCAGGGGGATGCTGAGAGTTTTTGTTTTGAGATGGACAGAAATATTCAGGAAGAAATCGACCCGATGGAAGCCTTGATGCAGGCTTTTGAGGAAGAACAAAACAAAGGGGATGACGAAAGTGCCCCTGTGACAGCCTCAATGCCAAGCCTGTACCCAGATGATTTTTCTTTTGCCTGTGCTGCGGCTCGCCAGCTTGAGATTGGTGCCGTCATGAATCCGGAGGAGCGTTCGCTCGAAGTCCCTCTTACTCCTGATTTGAAGTACAGATTCCGAAACTATCCTCGCGAAATTATGTCTGGCCGCAAATCCTTTCTTTTGTGTGACCAGAAAGATGTCATTCAGGCAAAGATTGCCGAAAGTCGCCGGAGTGAAAGCTCGTGGCCAGATGTTCAGTATCTTTGGGAACTGGATCCTGTTGTGCGATGGCTTGCAGACAAGGTCATGAGCAGTTTTCGACGCCATGAGGCTCCCGTATTGCCCCTTCCTGGCTTAGCTCCTCGTGAGCACATTTTCATTGTTGCTGGTTCTCTTCCTAACCAAAAAGGCAATCCCGTTATCGATGACTGGTTTGGCTGCCACATCTTAGGGCGTCAGTTTAAGGGCTTTTTGTCTCTTGAGGACGTTCAGAAAAAGACAGGCATCGGTCAGCGCGATCTCGTAAACAGTTCTGTGGAGCCTGCGCTTGGGTCGCTTAATGATTTGCGGGCCACTGTTGTGCTGATGGCAAAGCGACATATGAAAGCGAAGCGAGAAGAGTTTAACTCTGCGATTGAGCCAAAGTTGCAGGATCAGTTGGCACGCCTGGAGAAGCTCGAAGGGCAGCACATGCAGCAGCTTGAGCTGAATTTGGGGCACACAGAAAAACATCGGGTTGATACCGAGCGTTTTGAGACCCGGCAGCGCGAAACTCAGAGTGTGTTTGAAGAGTACAAGACGTGGATTCGGGAAACGCTTCGTACAGAAGATGAGCCGTATATTAAGATTATCGCCGTTTTGACGGCTGATGGAGAGTAG
- a CDS encoding Eco57I restriction-modification methylase domain-containing protein: MDLTGINNENEFYTNHYISEVLENDLKGLRQQWNQREKEEGVESPVKTLRSVAQAYFTFRRDLSRKRTDDALVSRMRFAREFFSALGYELNPQEKELDGGEFLPVLGEVCKKSGAAELWVVQAIDESCEGIDPLSLHPLMAQYEEQRPADDVLEQSFEELLNKGIFSREEPPRFVILFSAYQVILVDRTKWNQKRILRFHLPDIFDRRDDSTLFAMAAFLGRESLCPASGMALIDTLDENSHRHAFGVSQDLKYALRESIELLANEAVYSLRQQHEGIHERNLEKDLSIECLRYMYRILFLFYIEARPDLGYVSLKSSAYRTAYSLESLRDLEKMNLESEEAQNGTYLHESLSLLFRMIWEGYPFGGLEERQAALADDEAGPHRGFVIAPLKSHLFDPAQTPTLEKVSFRNCVLQRVIELMSLSRPSRNRRRRGRIFYAQLGIHQLGAVYEALLSYRGFFAKTDLYEVKRAKENPDELETAYFVPLGDLEKYSRDEIVMEDGEPKRYPQGTFIYRLAGRDREKSASYYTPQVLTQCLVKYALKELVQGKSADELLELRICEPAMGSAAFLNEAVNQLSELYLEQKQEECGGRISVEKYTRELQRVKMYISDNNTFGVDLNPVAVELAEVSLWLNTISSEGLVPWFGNQLICGNSLVGARRQVWPVSSLRRGAERPWKNEAPVRVEPGEERKSDHVYHFLVPDLGMAEYKDKVIRQLAPEAIASFKTWKKAFCKPFSDEEIFQLMELSDAVDRLWTAHAKTQAKLREQTKDAIHVWGQDTDVQTEQLSTVQQKDRILHLEQMAEGIRHASPYKRLKLAMDYWCALWFWPIEAADQLPTRSEFLCNMSEILLGESFVCTTESDGTMFLPGFGPEQSDVEVPFDRRLGLVDVDRLCELSPNLSLTQKIARRYRFLHWELEFADIFQEYHGFDLVLGNPPWLKVEWNEGGIMGDHEPEFVLRKFSAPRRAALREETLERYSLTHDYFTEYVDATASQNFLNAMQNYPALKKIQTNLYKCFLPQSWMIARKDGVAGFLHPEGIYDDPKGGAFRREVYPRLRHHFQFVNELKLFKEVHDEKNYSINIYCTGKMERSGVKFLSGVNFYHPKTIYDSFAHNGEGPVPGIKNTQNSWNVEGHKDRILEITDEELALFASLYDAKGTPPREARLPALHAQELIGVLRKFAVQPQRLGDLKGDYVSLEMWHETNAQKDGTMQRKTCFPCEASQLILSGPHFFVGNPLYKTPRAVCSQNSHYDILDLTSLPDDYLPRTNYVPACDAQTYLERTPCVPWGEHKPVTEYYRFVNREMLSQSGERTLLGTILPRGAGHINTCIATVFKIHRQCVDFLAAAISLPVDFRVKTTGMGHANTTLIAQLPVWDVPAARYRALSLTCLTAAYADLWAECYEPEMRHDQWTKPDSRLSPTFFSQLGPTWNRNVALRSDYARRQALVEIDVLVAQALGLTLDELKTIYRVQFPVMRQYEADTWYDARGRIVFTASKGLTGVGLPRKAKKKELNFTLETPEGVQENIALGWEDVKGLRKGIIRETREDDTLPGGPVSRVVEYVAPFVRCNREIDYQTAWNAFEEREAVGEQISEQVSTY; this comes from the coding sequence ATGGATTTGACCGGAATCAATAACGAGAATGAGTTTTATACAAACCACTACATCTCGGAAGTTTTGGAAAATGATCTCAAGGGACTCAGGCAGCAGTGGAATCAGCGTGAAAAAGAGGAGGGAGTGGAGTCTCCGGTAAAGACCTTGCGATCTGTTGCCCAAGCCTATTTTACGTTCCGCCGTGATTTGTCACGCAAGAGAACTGATGACGCGCTTGTGTCCCGAATGCGTTTTGCTCGCGAGTTTTTCTCTGCTCTGGGCTATGAACTCAATCCACAGGAAAAGGAACTGGACGGCGGGGAATTTCTGCCCGTGCTTGGCGAAGTCTGCAAGAAAAGTGGTGCGGCTGAGCTGTGGGTTGTGCAGGCGATTGATGAGTCGTGTGAAGGCATTGATCCGTTGAGTTTGCATCCACTCATGGCACAGTACGAGGAGCAGCGGCCCGCGGATGACGTCTTGGAGCAGAGTTTTGAGGAACTCTTGAACAAGGGGATTTTTAGCCGGGAAGAGCCTCCGCGTTTTGTCATTCTTTTCTCCGCCTATCAGGTCATTTTGGTTGACCGAACAAAGTGGAATCAAAAGCGCATCCTGCGTTTTCACTTGCCAGATATTTTTGACCGCCGCGACGACTCAACACTTTTTGCAATGGCTGCATTTCTTGGCCGCGAGTCACTGTGTCCTGCTTCTGGAATGGCACTTATTGATACGCTTGATGAAAATTCTCATCGCCATGCCTTTGGTGTGTCGCAGGACCTCAAGTATGCCCTGCGTGAATCCATTGAGCTTTTGGCAAATGAAGCGGTGTATTCTCTTCGGCAGCAGCATGAGGGCATTCACGAACGAAACCTTGAGAAAGATCTGTCCATTGAGTGTTTGCGCTACATGTATCGTATTCTGTTCCTCTTTTACATCGAAGCTCGTCCTGATCTTGGCTATGTTTCGTTGAAAAGCAGTGCCTACCGAACCGCGTATAGCCTTGAGTCGCTGCGTGATTTGGAAAAGATGAATTTGGAATCCGAGGAAGCGCAAAACGGAACCTATTTGCACGAAAGCCTGTCTTTGCTGTTCCGTATGATTTGGGAGGGGTATCCCTTTGGGGGCTTGGAGGAGCGGCAGGCTGCGCTGGCAGATGATGAAGCCGGTCCACATCGTGGTTTCGTGATTGCGCCGCTCAAGTCCCATCTGTTTGATCCTGCGCAGACTCCCACGCTAGAAAAAGTGAGCTTCCGAAACTGCGTCTTACAGCGCGTCATCGAATTGATGTCCCTGTCGCGTCCCAGCAGAAACCGAAGGCGCCGAGGCAGAATTTTCTACGCTCAGCTTGGTATCCACCAGCTTGGTGCTGTTTATGAAGCGCTTCTGTCATACCGTGGCTTTTTTGCAAAAACTGACCTCTATGAAGTGAAGCGGGCCAAGGAGAACCCTGACGAGCTGGAAACGGCGTATTTTGTTCCGCTTGGTGATCTGGAGAAATACTCCCGTGACGAAATCGTGATGGAAGATGGAGAGCCAAAGCGTTACCCGCAGGGAACATTTATATATCGTCTTGCTGGGCGAGATCGGGAGAAATCCGCATCATATTATACGCCACAGGTTTTGACGCAGTGTCTGGTGAAGTATGCCCTGAAAGAACTTGTGCAGGGAAAGAGTGCAGATGAATTGCTTGAGCTTCGCATTTGCGAGCCTGCAATGGGTTCTGCGGCATTCCTGAACGAAGCTGTGAACCAGCTTTCGGAGCTGTACCTTGAGCAAAAGCAGGAAGAATGCGGGGGTCGTATTTCTGTCGAGAAATACACTCGCGAGCTTCAGCGCGTCAAAATGTACATCTCGGATAACAATACCTTTGGCGTGGACCTCAACCCGGTCGCCGTGGAGCTGGCCGAAGTCAGCCTTTGGCTCAACACGATTTCGAGCGAAGGGCTTGTCCCGTGGTTTGGAAATCAGCTCATATGTGGCAACTCTCTTGTTGGTGCCCGGCGGCAGGTCTGGCCTGTGAGCTCACTTCGGCGTGGAGCAGAGAGACCGTGGAAGAATGAAGCTCCTGTGCGGGTTGAGCCGGGTGAGGAACGGAAGTCTGATCACGTATATCATTTCCTTGTGCCAGATTTGGGCATGGCGGAATACAAGGACAAAGTGATTCGCCAGCTTGCGCCGGAAGCTATTGCGAGCTTCAAAACGTGGAAGAAAGCGTTTTGCAAGCCCTTTAGTGACGAGGAAATTTTCCAGCTTATGGAGCTGTCCGACGCGGTAGACCGTTTGTGGACCGCTCACGCCAAGACGCAGGCCAAGCTTCGTGAGCAGACCAAAGATGCGATTCATGTGTGGGGGCAGGATACGGATGTTCAGACAGAACAGCTTTCCACAGTACAGCAGAAAGACCGTATTTTGCATCTTGAGCAAATGGCTGAGGGTATCCGCCACGCCTCACCGTACAAGCGCCTCAAGCTGGCAATGGACTACTGGTGTGCGTTGTGGTTCTGGCCCATTGAGGCTGCGGACCAGCTTCCGACTCGCTCCGAGTTTTTGTGCAACATGTCGGAAATCCTTTTGGGCGAGAGCTTTGTGTGCACGACCGAGAGTGACGGCACAATGTTTTTGCCGGGCTTTGGCCCTGAGCAGAGTGACGTTGAAGTGCCCTTTGACCGCAGGCTTGGCCTCGTGGACGTGGACAGGCTGTGCGAGCTGTCGCCGAACCTGTCCCTGACGCAAAAGATTGCGCGTCGGTATCGCTTCTTGCATTGGGAGCTTGAGTTTGCGGACATTTTTCAGGAGTACCACGGCTTTGATTTGGTGCTGGGGAATCCCCCGTGGCTCAAGGTCGAGTGGAATGAAGGCGGCATCATGGGTGACCATGAACCGGAATTTGTTTTGCGTAAGTTTAGCGCACCTCGCCGGGCCGCTCTTCGAGAGGAGACGCTTGAACGCTATAGCCTGACGCATGACTATTTCACTGAATATGTTGATGCTACTGCAAGCCAAAATTTCCTGAATGCAATGCAGAATTATCCGGCATTAAAAAAGATTCAGACGAATTTATATAAGTGCTTTTTGCCGCAGTCATGGATGATAGCCCGGAAAGATGGCGTTGCTGGATTTTTACACCCTGAGGGTATCTATGATGATCCAAAGGGCGGGGCTTTCCGGCGAGAAGTCTATCCGAGGTTAAGGCATCATTTTCAATTTGTGAATGAGTTGAAACTTTTTAAAGAAGTTCATGATGAGAAAAATTATAGTATAAATATTTACTGTACTGGGAAAATGGAGAGGAGTGGAGTAAAATTTTTAAGTGGCGTGAACTTCTATCATCCTAAGACTATTTATGATTCTTTTGCTCATAATGGGGAGGGTCCTGTCCCCGGCATCAAAAATACTCAGAATTCGTGGAATGTCGAAGGGCATAAAGATCGAATCCTTGAAATTACAGATGAAGAGTTAGCGCTTTTTGCTTCGCTGTATGATGCGAAGGGAACTCCTCCTCGAGAGGCTCGTTTGCCAGCACTTCATGCGCAGGAGTTGATTGGTGTTCTGCGAAAGTTTGCCGTTCAGCCTCAGCGTCTTGGAGATTTGAAGGGCGATTATGTTTCCCTCGAAATGTGGCATGAAACGAATGCCCAGAAAGATGGGACAATGCAACGGAAGACGTGTTTTCCCTGTGAAGCCTCGCAGTTGATTCTGTCTGGCCCGCATTTTTTTGTGGGGAATCCGCTCTACAAGACTCCGCGGGCTGTGTGTTCCCAGAATTCACACTACGACATTCTTGATCTCACAAGCCTGCCAGACGATTACCTGCCCCGTACGAACTACGTCCCGGCCTGTGATGCCCAGACATATCTTGAGCGCACCCCGTGTGTCCCGTGGGGCGAGCACAAGCCTGTGACTGAGTATTATCGATTTGTGAATCGAGAGATGCTTTCGCAGAGTGGTGAGCGGACACTACTGGGGACCATTTTGCCTCGAGGGGCCGGGCATATAAATACCTGTATTGCCACTGTTTTTAAAATTCATCGACAATGTGTCGATTTCTTAGCCGCCGCAATTTCTCTTCCTGTTGATTTTCGAGTCAAAACAACAGGAATGGGGCATGCCAATACAACACTGATTGCCCAATTGCCTGTTTGGGATGTCCCTGCAGCTCGTTATCGCGCCCTTTCCCTCACATGCCTGACCGCTGCTTATGCGGATTTATGGGCTGAGTGCTATGAACCTGAGATGCGTCACGACCAGTGGACCAAGCCAGACAGTCGCCTTTCTCCGACCTTTTTCTCGCAGCTTGGACCGACGTGGAATCGAAATGTGGCCTTACGAAGTGATTATGCCCGGCGGCAGGCACTCGTCGAGATCGATGTGCTTGTGGCGCAGGCCCTTGGGCTTACGCTGGATGAACTCAAGACCATATACCGTGTTCAGTTCCCGGTCATGCGGCAGTATGAGGCTGATACATGGTACGACGCGCGTGGTCGTATTGTGTTTACCGCGTCCAAGGGACTGACGGGTGTTGGTTTGCCCCGCAAGGCAAAGAAGAAGGAGCTGAACTTTACACTGGAGACACCTGAGGGGGTGCAGGAAAATATCGCCCTTGGCTGGGAAGACGTGAAGGGACTCAGGAAGGGAATTATTCGCGAGACTCGTGAGGATGACACTCTGCCGGGTGGCCCTGTGAGCCGTGTCGTGGAATACGTTGCGCCTTTTGTGCGCTGCAATAGAGAGATCGATTATCAGACTGCATGGAACGCCTTTGAAGAACGCGAAGCAGTTGGCGAACAGATCTCAGAACAGGTTTCCACGTACTAA